One region of Culex pipiens pallens isolate TS chromosome 2, TS_CPP_V2, whole genome shotgun sequence genomic DNA includes:
- the LOC120422675 gene encoding uncharacterized protein LOC120422675 translates to MDSAPSTVALRTAFHRERFCRLCMGLSDNNRLQRFFDVGTPANPDLLKHIRSLVNVEIVFPDDQHSEICSRCLHSLENFFVFRNLCQTVDVRVRQMRAEKSPAPPEVDPDPVFEVPPLLPSEPEETVELPPVLPQEKTMGIFECVEFCHDPADEPEEYRLVVKGFVYSQKSLTDWLCEVESCGCRLDVDKDLSDCRPLTEHGHEPEKYDGRERFKINRAVREFLDLLPKRVRSTVNESVLNIESYQQNADPEQMPELPALQSVDVPQPEVAFFNCLERGLSMVRGRYHYLLAQVQGGKSMWLCTWTDCKVILEANSQLTAFRTLSEHSHYPPSQSALKESTANQISQDGAFAELAACPANDGQVAQPEVTFYRVVKSGIGVQHDGFCFRLGGFLAGGKSRWGCVWHGGCSVELELAGTLQCRLVPAGESSHGHPRPEPVCSMVNTVSPVKALVELNGKRSVMEQQTGVHEILQGRPQLQLKLTKVQVPATVRHQTEPPPPSKMDFYRIRRTLGLQFEGARYLLARYSTNGNSRWACERMSPQKCPVRVILNREMHLLSNEHTHNHRRTRILPLGSALNAKQISPQEVARELKDNKGSSGANKRRGILEVYDGRRIIRRTRLERATSEESVSVNGSSLH, encoded by the exons ATGGACTCGGCTCCGTCCACGGTGGCGCTGAGGACCGCCTTCCACCGTGAGCGGTTCTGCCGGCTGTGTATGGGCCTGTCGGACAATAATCGTTTGCAGCGGTTCTTCGACGTCGGGACCCCGGCCAATCCGGACCTGCTGAAGCACATCCGGAGCTTGGTCAACGTTGAG ATCGTCTTCCCCGACGACCAGCACTCGGAAATCTGCTCACGGTGTCTGCACTCGCTCGAAAACTTCTTCGTCTTCCGGAACCTCTGCCAGACGGTGGACGTGCGGGTGCGCCAAATGCGTGCCGAAAAGTCCCCCGCCCCACCGGAAGTGGATCCGGATCCGGTATTTGAGGTTCCGCCACTACTCCCTTCGGAACCAGAGGAAACGGTGGAATTGCCGCCGGTTCTGCCCCAGGAGAAAACGATGGGGATATTCGAGTGTGTGGAATTTTGCCACGATCCGGCGGATGAGCCCGAGGAGTACCGGCTGGTGGTGAAGGGGTTCGTTTATAGCCAAAAGAGTTTGACTGATTGGCTGTGCGAGGTTGAGAGTTGCGGCTGTCGGCTTGACGTGGACAAGGATCTGAGCGACTGTCGTCCGTTGACCGAGCACGGCCACGAGCCGGAGAAATATGATGGACGCGAACGTTTCAAGATTAACCGGGCGGTTCGTGAGTTCCTGGACTTACTGCCCAAGCGTGTCCGGTCAACCGTGAACGAAAGTGTCCTCAACATCGAGTCCTACCAGCAGAACGCCGATCCGGAACAAATGCCCGAACTTCCTGCGCTTCAGAGTGTCGACGTGCCCCAACCGGAAGTGGCCTTTTTCAACTGCTTGGAGCGAGGTCTTTCGATGGTCCGTGGCAGGTATCACTACCTTCTGGCCCAGGTCCAGGGCGGTAAAAGCATGTGGTTGTGCACCTGGACCGACTGCAAGGTAATCCTCGAGGCCAACTCCCAGCTGACCGCTTTCAGAACCCTCTCGGAACATTCCCACTACCCTCCGAGTCAGTCCGCCCTGAAAGAGAGCACCGCAAACCAAATTTCCCAGGACGGCGCTTTCGCCGAGCTGGCTGCCTGCCCGGCAAATGACGGCCAAGTGGCGCAACCGGAAGTGACCTTCTACCGCGTGGTCAAATCCGGGATCGGCGTCCAGCACGACGGCTTCTGCTTCCGGCTGGGCGGATTTCTCGCCGGTGGAAAGAGTCGCTGGGGTTGCGTTTGGCACGGGGGCTGTTCTGTCGAGCTGGAACTCGCCGGAACGCTGCAATGCCGGCTGGTTCCGGCGGGCGAATCCTCGCATGGTCATCCGCGGCCGGAACCGGTTTGCTCGATGGTCAACACCGTTTCCCCGGTCAAGGCGCTGGTCGAGCTGAACGGGAAGCGCAGCGTGATGGAGCAACAGACGGGAGTGCACGAGATCCTCCAGG GAAGGCCCCAGCTGCAGCTCAAACTGACCAAAGTG CAAGTGCCAGCAACCGTGCGACACCAAACGGAGCCCCCTCCACCGTCCAAAATGGACTTTTACCGCATCCGAAGGACGCTGGGCTTGCAGTTCGAGGGCGCCCGCTACCTGCTGGCCAGATACAGCACCAACGGGAACAGTCGGTGGGCGTGCGAACGGATGTCGCCCCAAAAGTGTCCGGTGCGCGTCATTTTGAACCGCGAGATGCACCTTTTGTCGAACGAGCACACCCACAACCACCGACGGACCAGAATCCTTCCGTTGGGATCGGCGCTGAACGCAAAACAGATTTCCCCGCAGGAAGTTGCAAGAGAGTTGAAAGATAACAAAGGCTCGAGCGGGGCGAACAAGCGCCGGGGGATTCTCGAGGTTTACGATGG gCGCCGCATTATAAGGCGGACAAGATTGGAGCGAGCGACAAGCGAAGAGTCGGTGAGCGTCAATGGTTCGTCcctacactga